A genomic segment from Desulfonatronum lacustre DSM 10312 encodes:
- a CDS encoding KdsC family phosphatase, whose protein sequence is MNAEERARRVRLLILDVDGVLTDGGLYFDAQGRVSKRFNVQDGLGIKMAQTAGLEFAIITGLDSPAVAARAKELGITEYHPGQVKKAPIIREICRSRELDLSQLAYLGDDWVDAAPLRLVGLPMAVANAQPEIKELAVWTSQVAGGHGAAREAIRFILTAQGAYEPLWRQWLNDE, encoded by the coding sequence ATGAATGCTGAAGAACGTGCCCGACGGGTTCGGCTGCTGATCCTGGACGTGGACGGAGTGCTTACGGACGGCGGGCTGTATTTCGACGCCCAGGGGCGGGTCAGCAAGCGCTTCAATGTCCAGGACGGGCTGGGAATCAAGATGGCCCAGACAGCGGGGCTGGAGTTCGCCATCATCACCGGCCTGGACTCCCCGGCCGTGGCGGCCAGGGCCAAGGAACTGGGCATCACGGAATACCACCCCGGCCAGGTCAAAAAAGCCCCGATCATCCGCGAGATCTGCCGGAGCAGGGAGCTTGATCTTTCCCAACTGGCCTATCTCGGCGACGACTGGGTGGACGCGGCCCCCCTGCGCCTGGTCGGCCTGCCCATGGCCGTGGCCAATGCCCAGCCGGAGATCAAGGAACTGGCCGTCTGGACCAGCCAGGTCGCCGGGGGCCACGGCGCGGCCCGAGAAGCCATCCGGTTCATCCTCACGGCTCAGGGCGCGTACGAACCATTGTGGCGGCAGTGGCTGAACGACGAATAG
- the kdsA gene encoding 3-deoxy-8-phosphooctulonate synthase gives MIDPKQLYERSKAGPFLIAGPCVLESLELALEVAESLADIARREQIPVIFKSSFDKANRSSLESFRGPGLERGMEWLATIKERTGLPVVTDIHEPRQAATVAQVADVIQIPAFLCRQTDLLLAAGETGRIVNIKKGQFVAPWDLLPAAAKVRSTGNSLIWLTERGNSFGYNNLVVDFRSFPLLGQSGHPVIFDATHSVQLPGGKGHASDGQREFVPVLTRAAVAAGCNGLFLEVHPRPDQALCDGPNSWPLDKLPALLGDLLRIWRLDHEC, from the coding sequence ATGATCGACCCGAAACAATTGTATGAACGATCCAAAGCCGGGCCGTTTCTCATCGCCGGACCGTGCGTGCTGGAGAGCCTGGAACTTGCCCTGGAGGTCGCCGAGTCTCTGGCGGACATAGCCCGGCGCGAACAGATCCCCGTGATTTTCAAGAGTTCCTTTGACAAGGCCAACCGTAGTTCGTTGGAATCCTTCCGCGGCCCGGGCCTGGAGCGCGGCATGGAGTGGCTGGCCACGATCAAGGAACGGACCGGCCTGCCCGTGGTCACGGACATCCACGAGCCCAGGCAGGCGGCCACCGTGGCCCAGGTGGCGGACGTGATTCAGATTCCCGCCTTCCTGTGCCGCCAGACCGACCTGCTGCTGGCCGCCGGGGAAACCGGACGGATCGTGAACATCAAGAAGGGCCAGTTCGTGGCCCCCTGGGACCTGCTGCCCGCCGCGGCCAAGGTCCGCTCCACGGGCAATTCCCTGATCTGGCTGACCGAGCGGGGCAACAGCTTCGGATACAACAATCTGGTGGTGGATTTTCGCTCCTTTCCGCTGCTGGGCCAATCCGGTCATCCGGTGATCTTTGACGCCACCCATTCGGTCCAACTCCCCGGCGGCAAAGGGCACGCCTCGGACGGGCAACGGGAATTCGTTCCGGTTCTGACCCGGGCCGCCGTGGCCGCCGGGTGCAACGGCCTGTTCCTGGAGGTTCACCCCAGGCCGGATCAGGCTCTGTGCGACGGGCCCAATAGTTGGCCTTTAGACAAACTGCCCGCGCTGCTGGGTGATCTGCTGCGGATCTGGAGGCTTGACCATGAATGCTGA
- a CDS encoding CTP synthase — protein MKTKFIFVTGGVLSSLGKGLAAASIGALLQARGLKVTIQKLDPYINVDPGTMNPFQHGEVYVTDDGAETDLDLGHYERYLNISMSQRNNYTSGSIYNSVITKERRGDYLGGTVQVIPHITDEIKSAVLSVAQNDEDVAIIEIGGTVGDIESLPFLEAIRQLRSNLGKDNVLYIHLTLVPLMRAAGELKTKPTQHSVKELRSIGIQPDIILCRSEVDLGKDIKAKIALFCNVDEDAVFTAIDVKSIYEVPLALYEEGVDQKIAILLRLPAKNPHLPRWKELVARLKAPKDEVRIAIVGKYVDLRESYKSLHEALIHGGVAHDVSVHLEYVNSEDLTEATVAQAMAGLHGVLVPGGFGHRGVEGKIETIRHAREKQVPFFGICLGMQCAVIEFARNVLNLPTANSEEFDPTTADPVIYLMSEWYDHRRQCLQKRDAGCAKGGTMRLGAYPCRIRPETKAFVAYAEELVQERHRHRYEFNSRYAERFEAAGMVLSGLSPDNALVEIVELTDHPWFLGCQFHPEFKSRPLAPHPLFRDFIGAALAFKNATKQ, from the coding sequence ATGAAAACCAAGTTTATCTTCGTCACCGGCGGGGTGCTCTCGTCGCTGGGCAAGGGGCTGGCCGCCGCGTCCATCGGGGCGCTGTTGCAGGCCAGGGGGTTGAAGGTCACCATCCAGAAACTCGATCCCTACATCAACGTGGACCCGGGCACGATGAACCCGTTCCAGCACGGAGAGGTCTACGTGACTGACGACGGCGCGGAGACCGACCTGGATCTGGGCCATTACGAGCGCTACCTGAACATTTCCATGTCCCAGCGCAACAACTACACCTCGGGCAGCATTTACAACTCCGTGATTACCAAGGAGCGGCGCGGGGATTATCTGGGCGGGACCGTGCAGGTGATCCCGCACATCACCGACGAGATCAAAAGCGCGGTGCTCAGCGTGGCCCAGAACGACGAGGACGTGGCCATCATCGAGATCGGCGGCACGGTGGGCGACATCGAGAGCCTGCCGTTTCTGGAGGCCATCCGCCAGCTGCGCTCCAATCTGGGCAAGGACAACGTCCTGTACATCCACCTGACCCTGGTCCCGCTGATGCGCGCCGCCGGAGAGCTGAAGACCAAGCCCACCCAGCACAGCGTCAAGGAACTGCGCTCCATCGGCATTCAGCCGGACATCATTCTCTGTCGCAGCGAAGTCGACCTGGGCAAGGACATCAAGGCCAAGATCGCCTTGTTCTGCAATGTGGACGAAGACGCGGTGTTCACGGCCATTGACGTCAAAAGTATCTACGAAGTGCCCTTGGCCCTGTACGAGGAGGGGGTCGACCAGAAGATTGCCATTTTATTGCGACTTCCGGCCAAGAACCCGCACCTGCCGCGCTGGAAGGAGTTGGTCGCCAGGCTGAAGGCCCCCAAGGACGAAGTGCGCATCGCCATTGTCGGGAAATACGTGGATCTGCGGGAGTCCTACAAAAGCCTGCACGAGGCCCTGATCCACGGAGGCGTGGCCCACGACGTCTCCGTGCACCTGGAGTATGTCAACTCCGAGGATCTGACCGAAGCCACAGTGGCCCAGGCCATGGCCGGGCTGCACGGGGTGCTGGTGCCCGGAGGCTTCGGGCATCGCGGGGTGGAAGGCAAGATTGAGACCATCCGGCATGCCCGGGAAAAACAGGTTCCGTTTTTCGGCATCTGTCTGGGCATGCAGTGCGCGGTGATCGAATTCGCCCGCAACGTCCTGAACCTGCCCACGGCCAACTCCGAGGAGTTCGACCCCACCACCGCTGACCCGGTGATCTATCTGATGTCCGAGTGGTACGACCATCGTCGGCAATGCCTCCAGAAACGCGACGCGGGCTGCGCCAAGGGCGGGACCATGCGTCTGGGCGCGTACCCCTGCCGGATCAGACCGGAAACGAAAGCCTTCGTCGCCTACGCCGAGGAACTGGTCCAGGAGCGCCATCGCCACCGCTACGAATTCAATTCCCGCTACGCGGAACGCTTTGAAGCCGCCGGCATGGTGCTCAGCGGACTCTCCCCGGACAACGCCCTGGTGGAAATCGTCGAACTGACCGACCATCCCTGGTTTCTGGGCTGCCAGTTCCATCCGGAATTCAAATCCCGCCCCCTGGCGCCGCACCCCCTGTTCCGAGACTTTATCGGCGCGGCCCTGGCCTTCAAAAATGCAACCAAGCAGTAA
- a CDS encoding phosphoribosylformylglycinamidine synthase subunit PurQ — MSNVNVLVIAGYGTNCQRETAHAATLADADRVVVAHFSELLAGDVRLGDFNFLIFPGGFLDGDDLGAAQAAALRWRYAKTASGAPLVDELKRFFDAGGLILGICNGFQLLVKLGMLPGTDKGAFERRVSLSHNDSARFEDRWVHLRTNPDSPCVFTSGLDGLYLPVRHGEGKLVPKDGPTLDALERDGLVALRYVDPETGQPTMEYPHNPNGSPGGIAGLTDPTGRILGLMPHPEAYNHPTNHPSWTRGEHAPLGVSLLANGAAYLRARK, encoded by the coding sequence ATGAGCAACGTCAACGTGCTGGTGATCGCGGGATATGGGACCAACTGTCAGCGTGAAACCGCTCATGCGGCCACGCTGGCCGACGCGGACCGCGTCGTGGTGGCGCATTTTTCCGAACTGCTCGCCGGAGACGTGCGGCTGGGCGATTTTAATTTTCTGATCTTTCCCGGCGGCTTTTTGGACGGGGATGACCTGGGGGCGGCTCAAGCTGCGGCCTTGCGCTGGCGCTACGCGAAAACAGCCTCCGGCGCACCCCTGGTGGACGAGTTGAAGCGCTTTTTCGACGCTGGCGGCCTGATCCTTGGCATCTGCAACGGCTTCCAACTGCTGGTCAAGCTGGGCATGCTTCCCGGTACGGATAAAGGCGCGTTTGAACGCCGAGTCAGCCTGAGCCACAACGACTCGGCCCGGTTCGAAGACCGCTGGGTGCACCTGCGAACCAACCCGGACAGCCCCTGCGTGTTCACTTCCGGGCTGGACGGGTTGTACCTGCCGGTCCGGCACGGCGAGGGCAAGCTCGTGCCCAAGGACGGCCCGACCCTGGACGCCCTGGAGCGCGACGGCCTCGTGGCTCTGCGGTACGTTGATCCCGAAACCGGCCAGCCCACCATGGAGTACCCTCACAATCCCAACGGGTCGCCCGGCGGCATCGCTGGCCTGACCGACCCCACCGGACGCATTCTCGGGCTGATGCCCCACCCCGAGGCCTACAACCACCCGACCAACCATCCGTCCTGGACTCGCGGAGAGCATGCCCCGCTGGGCGTCTCGTTGCTGGCCAACGGTGCGGCCTATCTGCGGGCGCGGAAGTAA
- the tadA gene encoding tRNA adenosine(34) deaminase TadA — protein MRLALAEAQAARDHGEVPVGAVVLDRSGSLLSTAHNRTVTGHDPVGHAEILALREAAIKVGNHRLTDCVLVVTLEPCLMCLGALIQARVAGVVFGARDPKAGAVLSRININDLDWLNHRFWVIEGVLAQESSDLLSSFFAARRK, from the coding sequence ATGCGGCTGGCCCTGGCCGAAGCCCAGGCCGCTAGGGACCACGGAGAAGTGCCGGTGGGCGCGGTGGTTCTGGACCGCAGCGGATCGCTCCTTTCCACCGCACACAACAGGACCGTAACGGGCCACGACCCTGTCGGGCACGCTGAAATCCTGGCCCTGCGCGAAGCCGCGATCAAGGTCGGCAACCATCGTCTGACCGACTGCGTCCTGGTCGTCACCCTGGAACCGTGCCTGATGTGCCTCGGAGCCTTGATCCAGGCCCGCGTCGCCGGTGTGGTCTTCGGCGCACGGGACCCCAAGGCCGGAGCCGTGCTCTCGCGGATCAACATCAACGACCTGGACTGGCTGAACCATCGTTTCTGGGTGATCGAAGGCGTCCTGGCCCAGGAAAGCAGCGACCTGCTGAGTTCCTTTTTCGCCGCGCGCAGAAAATAA
- a CDS encoding tyrosine-type recombinase/integrase, with the protein MSLTVKKIDTLKPKEKTYLVIDADGLYLAVYPSGKKVWRFRYQLDGKRNQIVLGQYPDLSLADARNKAGEKRNLLAEKIDPSKARCKGGAITTFKDVALAWHGANRGRWTPDHADLTLRRIEQDLFPWIGAMSIEEIRASDMLTTLRRVESRGACEVARRLRGIASNIFQYSIAEGRDHNDPAASVQKALVQRTVKSFSAITKPNEVAELLRNIAAYKGSNVVRLALLFSAYTFARPGEVRHAEWNEIDFDTGLWTIPKEKTKRRREHVVPLARQTLEVLRELQPQTGGGQWLFPSNRGKGRCMSENTVRIAIRSMGYDQDQMTAHGFRSTASTLLNESGKWDFQTIELQLAHVQRDKVAGVYNRSERMDERQAMMQWYADYLDLLTSGGKVLSFPSKDAAVNE; encoded by the coding sequence ATGTCTCTGACAGTTAAGAAGATCGACACGCTGAAGCCGAAAGAGAAAACTTACTTGGTGATCGACGCTGACGGGCTTTACCTGGCCGTCTATCCATCCGGGAAAAAGGTCTGGAGGTTTCGGTATCAACTGGATGGCAAGCGTAATCAGATTGTTCTCGGGCAATACCCGGACCTCTCGCTTGCCGATGCCAGGAACAAGGCCGGTGAAAAGCGTAACCTGCTGGCCGAGAAGATTGATCCATCAAAAGCAAGGTGCAAAGGTGGTGCAATCACCACTTTCAAGGATGTGGCCCTGGCGTGGCATGGTGCAAACAGAGGGAGATGGACTCCCGACCATGCGGACCTGACGCTTCGGCGGATAGAGCAAGACCTGTTCCCGTGGATCGGTGCAATGTCCATTGAGGAAATCAGGGCCTCGGACATGCTGACCACGTTGAGACGGGTGGAGAGTCGCGGGGCCTGCGAAGTGGCCCGGCGGTTGCGCGGCATCGCCTCGAATATTTTTCAGTACAGCATCGCCGAGGGGCGGGATCACAACGACCCGGCGGCCTCGGTGCAAAAGGCATTGGTCCAGCGGACCGTCAAGAGTTTCTCCGCAATCACCAAACCAAACGAGGTGGCCGAGCTACTGCGCAATATTGCCGCCTACAAAGGAAGCAACGTTGTCCGTCTGGCCCTGCTGTTCAGCGCGTACACGTTCGCAAGGCCCGGCGAGGTGAGGCACGCCGAGTGGAACGAGATCGATTTTGATACGGGCTTATGGACGATCCCGAAAGAAAAGACGAAGCGCCGGCGCGAACACGTGGTACCCTTGGCCCGCCAAACTCTGGAAGTACTCAGAGAGTTGCAGCCTCAAACAGGTGGCGGGCAGTGGCTTTTTCCCAGCAACCGGGGAAAGGGGCGGTGCATGAGCGAAAACACTGTCCGTATTGCGATCCGGAGCATGGGCTACGACCAAGACCAAATGACGGCCCACGGGTTCAGGTCAACGGCATCCACCCTGCTTAACGAGTCAGGCAAATGGGATTTTCAAACCATTGAATTGCAACTTGCACATGTCCAGAGGGACAAGGTGGCGGGCGTCTATAATCGCTCAGAAAGGATGGATGAGCGACAGGCCATGATGCAATGGTACGCGGACTATCTGGATCTGCTCACGTCCGGCGGTAAGGTGCTGTCGTTCCCGAGCAAAGACGCTGCTGTAAACGAATAG
- a CDS encoding helix-turn-helix transcriptional regulator, with the protein MDHTTPSDRLVRINGIIPEKLPIGKSTFWLWVKQGKMPPPVKLSPRVSAWWVSEIDAAIARLDQAAGR; encoded by the coding sequence ATGGATCACACGACACCGTCGGACAGACTAGTCAGAATCAATGGAATCATCCCCGAAAAGTTGCCAATTGGGAAGTCCACATTTTGGTTATGGGTCAAGCAGGGGAAAATGCCTCCGCCTGTAAAGCTCTCTCCCCGTGTTTCGGCTTGGTGGGTGAGCGAAATCGACGCGGCAATTGCTCGGTTAGACCAAGCGGCAGGGAGGTGA
- a CDS encoding DUF3987 domain-containing protein — translation MPPENENPGAGRAPGLGEKLCGTASECPIPPENASFSTDGILESLASIRSDFERHGLNTGELIPDGNLYRCPTADKPESLNGWWLVWPDAKGAVCGDWRAGWSQYVSGNGSAPLTPADRARIEQARQEARRARAADQQAAAERAQSLYDRARPASPDHPYLVKKGIKPLPGLRQSGKLLIVPIMNDSGKIVSLQYIGPDGQKRFLKGGQTGGGLFAIKGGETLAICEGLATGASIHEATGCTVLVAFNAGNLRRVAELARKRYQDRRITICADNDTETQGNPGLTAAQDAARTVSGLLAVPDMGGKPCDWNDHHLAHGLERTRAALEQVQEPGPAQAPDEWPNLIPYGDHEAPAIPCDTLPGWAGQYAADMAEAIQVPQALAVCSTLGAIATAAAGAIQHIEIRHGYTEPVNLYLLAPLLPGERKSAALSAAFGPLYQWEQERRLAMLDEITAARSRRKSMEKMIEAKRAKLAKIKDRDELHREIEAIAQDELDLPDIPAPPQLLADDVTPERLAKIMADQGEALGIASAEGGFFESFGRYSTNNIPNLDLFLKAHCAEPYRVDRMARDSIALASPRLTLTLTPQPEILEALTNKTGFRGRGVIARIQYILPDSRLGHRDMEARPIPEHTARTYAEGIRRLLDLRGAALTLDLSPGAYARWLDFARTVEAELGPDGAFSTMTDWAGKLPGAAARLAGLFHCVTADIPSERTVSTETVEQALTLAALLADHAREALGRMGADPTRRAAIKARDWIRRTRARTFTARECWRALHGSFTCMDDLRPGLEALEERGYIRPLPAAPGRGRPSPRYETRPETLEATP, via the coding sequence ATGCCTCCTGAAAATGAAAACCCCGGCGCAGGGAGGGCACCGGGGCTTGGGGAAAAGCTGTGTGGAACAGCTTCAGAATGCCCCATTCCCCCCGAGAATGCAAGCTTTTCCACTGACGGAATCCTGGAATCCCTGGCCTCCATCCGCTCCGATTTTGAGCGGCATGGCTTGAACACCGGTGAGCTGATTCCGGACGGCAACCTGTACCGCTGCCCCACTGCCGACAAGCCAGAATCCCTTAACGGCTGGTGGCTCGTTTGGCCGGACGCAAAGGGCGCGGTCTGCGGCGATTGGCGGGCGGGCTGGTCCCAATACGTCTCGGGCAATGGCTCCGCCCCTCTCACCCCGGCTGACCGGGCGCGGATCGAGCAGGCCCGGCAGGAGGCCCGCCGGGCGAGGGCTGCTGATCAACAGGCTGCGGCGGAACGTGCGCAATCCCTGTACGACCGGGCGCGGCCTGCATCCCCGGATCATCCATACCTGGTCAAGAAGGGCATCAAGCCCCTGCCCGGCCTGCGTCAGTCCGGAAAACTGCTGATCGTCCCGATCATGAACGACTCCGGAAAAATCGTCTCGCTGCAATACATCGGCCCGGACGGTCAAAAGCGCTTCCTCAAGGGCGGCCAGACCGGCGGCGGCTTGTTTGCGATCAAGGGCGGCGAAACCCTGGCGATCTGCGAGGGCCTGGCTACCGGCGCATCCATCCATGAGGCCACCGGCTGCACCGTCCTTGTAGCCTTCAATGCAGGCAACCTCCGGCGCGTGGCTGAGCTTGCCCGCAAGAGATACCAGGATCGGCGGATCACCATCTGCGCGGACAATGACACCGAAACCCAAGGCAACCCCGGCCTGACTGCTGCCCAGGACGCGGCGCGGACGGTCTCCGGCCTGCTGGCCGTGCCAGACATGGGCGGGAAGCCATGCGATTGGAACGACCATCACCTTGCCCACGGGCTGGAGCGCACCCGGGCGGCCCTGGAGCAGGTCCAGGAACCCGGACCGGCCCAGGCCCCGGACGAGTGGCCGAACCTGATCCCCTATGGAGACCACGAGGCCCCGGCCATCCCTTGCGACACCCTGCCCGGGTGGGCTGGGCAATATGCGGCGGACATGGCCGAGGCGATCCAGGTACCCCAAGCCCTGGCCGTCTGCTCAACCCTTGGCGCGATTGCGACGGCTGCGGCTGGAGCAATCCAACACATCGAAATCCGGCACGGCTACACTGAACCCGTCAACCTCTACCTGCTGGCCCCCCTGCTGCCCGGCGAACGGAAATCGGCGGCCCTGAGCGCTGCTTTTGGCCCCCTCTACCAGTGGGAACAGGAGCGACGGCTTGCCATGCTGGACGAGATCACGGCGGCACGATCCCGGCGCAAGTCCATGGAAAAGATGATCGAAGCCAAGCGGGCAAAGCTGGCCAAGATCAAAGACCGCGACGAACTGCACCGGGAAATTGAGGCCATTGCCCAGGACGAGCTTGACCTGCCCGACATCCCCGCACCCCCGCAGCTACTGGCCGACGACGTGACCCCGGAGCGGCTGGCCAAGATCATGGCCGACCAGGGCGAGGCGCTGGGCATTGCGAGCGCTGAGGGCGGCTTTTTCGAGAGTTTCGGGCGATATTCAACCAACAACATCCCAAACCTCGACCTCTTCCTGAAGGCCCATTGTGCCGAGCCCTATCGAGTGGACCGCATGGCGCGGGATTCAATCGCCTTGGCATCCCCCAGGCTGACCCTGACCCTGACCCCGCAACCGGAAATCTTGGAGGCCCTGACCAACAAAACGGGATTCCGAGGGCGTGGCGTGATCGCACGCATCCAGTACATACTCCCTGACTCCCGGCTGGGGCATCGAGACATGGAGGCCCGGCCCATCCCGGAGCATACAGCCCGGACCTATGCCGAGGGCATCCGGCGGCTGCTGGACCTGCGAGGCGCGGCCCTGACCCTGGACTTGTCACCGGGAGCTTATGCCCGCTGGCTGGACTTTGCGCGGACCGTGGAGGCCGAGCTTGGCCCGGACGGCGCTTTTTCCACCATGACCGATTGGGCGGGAAAGCTGCCGGGCGCGGCGGCCCGGTTGGCCGGGCTGTTCCATTGTGTCACGGCGGACATTCCCAGCGAGCGGACCGTATCCACCGAAACCGTGGAACAGGCCCTGACCCTGGCGGCCCTGCTGGCTGACCATGCAAGGGAAGCGCTGGGACGCATGGGCGCGGACCCTACCCGACGGGCGGCCATTAAGGCTCGGGACTGGATTAGGCGCACCCGGGCACGGACGTTCACGGCGCGGGAATGCTGGAGGGCGCTTCATGGATCATTCACCTGTATGGATGACCTGCGGCCTGGCCTTGAGGCCCTGGAGGAGCGCGGATACATCCGGCCCCTGCCTGCAGCCCCAGGGCGTGGAAGGCCATCCCCGCGATATGAAACCCGGCCCGAAACCCTGGAGGCGACACCATGA
- a CDS encoding YpsA SLOG family protein, giving the protein MSQYPTPYRKPRTKIFERVALGGQTGADHGDLDAAHALGDECGGWCPKGRLSEVGPIPDKYPEKDWRTKGYPARTKANVPDSDGTLIFCHGKPTGGTGMGLILVHTLAAYPVKAEACHG; this is encoded by the coding sequence ATGAGTCAATACCCTACGCCTTACCGCAAACCCCGGACCAAAATCTTTGAGCGTGTTGCCTTAGGCGGCCAGACCGGCGCGGACCATGGCGACCTTGATGCTGCGCATGCCCTCGGGGATGAGTGCGGCGGCTGGTGCCCGAAGGGGCGCTTGTCCGAGGTCGGCCCTATCCCGGACAAGTACCCGGAGAAGGACTGGCGGACGAAGGGCTACCCGGCCAGGACGAAAGCCAATGTTCCTGACTCCGACGGGACGTTGATCTTCTGCCACGGTAAGCCCACGGGCGGCACGGGCATGGGCCTTATCCTGGTGCATACCCTGGCTGCGTATCCGGTCAAGGCCGAGGCCTGCCATGGATAA
- a CDS encoding helix-turn-helix domain-containing protein, which translates to MDNGVGAMSVGKAARELGLHPDTVRGYLQTGKLDGWRLPSGQWRIDVDVIHAFKRRSRLEEDQVASLAAEILAKIYSKPKPKPKRKKSPVKPCQG; encoded by the coding sequence ATGGATAACGGCGTGGGAGCAATGTCCGTGGGCAAGGCGGCCCGTGAATTGGGGCTGCATCCGGACACAGTCCGGGGTTATCTCCAGACCGGAAAACTGGATGGCTGGCGTCTGCCCAGCGGGCAATGGCGGATTGACGTGGATGTGATCCACGCCTTTAAGCGCCGCTCCCGCCTCGAGGAGGATCAGGTGGCCTCCCTGGCTGCGGAAATCCTAGCCAAGATATATTCCAAGCCCAAGCCCAAGCCCAAGCGCAAAAAGTCCCCAGTGAAGCCTTGCCAGGGGTGA
- a CDS encoding aspartate:alanine exchanger family transporter encodes MVIDVVSLLHANNLLVFFLVLGLGYLVGNLSWRGFEVGATSGVLLAGLFFGHFGFQVPHAVQEVGFVLFIYSVGLQAGPRFFSVFAQDGLKYLALSVVVVLSAMGAALLLGAMLELGPAMIAGMVAGALTSTPTLAASEAGIRDGLAHALSPEQIEVLLGDLTASYAITYLFGLAGLIACIRFLPRLLRIDLPAEAAKLTRESRSGFGTDDGEEQDLEESRSLRVRAFEVVNPKIIGKPLRDLQFVRTTGCVIQQVRRGDELFLPDAQTTLQHGDLIAVAGPLAKLEGLTDSIGPGTFDAHLLETPIDTVAVVVSKPEAVGKRISELHIPAVYGCFITRVIRTQVELPVSLDFQVEKGDVLVVTGLKNRLERLVSAFGYVERRFVQTDLLTFCFGIVGGMLLGQISVKIGDVAVGLGTAGGLLFAGLTIGFLRSMHPTFGRVPPAARWILRELGLLFFMAGIGVKAGVGIVDALLSVGLPLFLSGMVITLTPVVVGLLFGRFVLGIQPALLLGAITGAMTSTPSLNVITQAAKSPIPALGYAGTYTFANVFLALAGTVLVYL; translated from the coding sequence ATGGTCATCGACGTCGTCTCGCTGCTCCACGCCAACAACCTGCTGGTATTCTTCCTTGTTCTTGGCCTGGGCTACCTGGTCGGCAATCTCAGCTGGCGCGGGTTCGAAGTGGGCGCCACTTCCGGGGTGCTCTTGGCCGGTTTGTTCTTCGGCCACTTCGGATTTCAGGTGCCCCACGCCGTGCAGGAAGTCGGGTTCGTCCTGTTCATCTACTCGGTGGGCTTGCAGGCCGGTCCCCGTTTTTTCAGCGTCTTCGCTCAGGACGGCTTGAAGTACCTGGCCCTGTCCGTGGTGGTCGTACTCAGCGCCATGGGCGCGGCCCTGCTCCTGGGGGCCATGCTGGAACTCGGCCCGGCCATGATCGCCGGAATGGTCGCCGGCGCGCTGACCAGCACGCCGACCCTGGCCGCCTCCGAGGCCGGAATCCGCGACGGCCTGGCCCACGCCCTGTCCCCGGAACAAATCGAAGTCCTCCTGGGCGACCTCACGGCCAGCTACGCCATCACCTATCTTTTCGGACTGGCCGGATTGATCGCCTGCATCCGGTTCCTGCCCAGATTGCTGCGCATCGACCTGCCGGCCGAGGCCGCCAAGCTGACCCGGGAGAGCCGGAGCGGCTTCGGAACGGACGATGGCGAGGAGCAGGATCTGGAAGAGAGCCGCAGCCTGCGGGTCCGAGCCTTTGAAGTCGTCAATCCGAAAATCATCGGCAAACCGCTCCGGGACTTGCAGTTCGTGCGGACCACGGGGTGCGTGATTCAGCAGGTTCGACGCGGTGACGAACTATTCCTGCCCGACGCCCAGACCACCCTGCAACACGGCGACCTGATCGCCGTGGCCGGGCCGCTGGCCAAGCTGGAAGGATTGACCGACTCCATCGGTCCGGGAACCTTCGACGCCCACCTCCTGGAAACCCCCATCGACACCGTGGCCGTGGTGGTCAGCAAGCCAGAGGCCGTGGGCAAGCGGATCAGCGAGTTGCACATTCCCGCGGTCTACGGCTGCTTCATCACCAGGGTCATCCGGACCCAGGTGGAACTGCCGGTAAGCCTGGATTTTCAGGTGGAAAAGGGTGACGTACTGGTGGTCACAGGCCTGAAGAACCGTCTGGAGCGGCTGGTCAGCGCCTTCGGATACGTGGAACGCCGGTTCGTGCAGACCGATCTGCTGACATTTTGCTTCGGCATTGTCGGCGGCATGTTGCTGGGCCAAATCAGCGTCAAAATCGGCGACGTGGCCGTGGGACTGGGCACTGCAGGGGGCCTGCTCTTCGCCGGGCTGACCATCGGCTTCCTGCGCTCCATGCATCCGACCTTCGGCCGGGTCCCCCCCGCGGCGCGCTGGATTCTGCGGGAATTGGGCCTGCTTTTCTTCATGGCCGGCATTGGGGTCAAGGCCGGGGTGGGCATCGTGGACGCCCTGCTGTCCGTGGGCCTGCCGCTCTTTCTCAGCGGAATGGTGATCACCCTCACCCCGGTCGTCGTCGGCCTGCTCTTCGGCCGCTTCGTGCTCGGCATCCAACCCGCCCTGCTCCTGGGAGCCATCACCGGCGCCATGACCAGCACCCCTTCCCTGAACGTAATCACCCAAGCCGCCAAAAGCCCCATCCCCGCCCTGGGCTACGCCGGAACCTACACCTTCGCCAACGTCTTCCTGGCCCTGGCCGGAACGGTGCTGGTCTACCTGTAA